The following proteins are encoded in a genomic region of Cherax quadricarinatus isolate ZL_2023a chromosome 5, ASM3850222v1, whole genome shotgun sequence:
- the LOC128685012 gene encoding DNA-directed RNA polymerase II subunit RPB1-like, with translation MYKRRSWRGADAHPHRLPPRQHLPLAQPSTMALWTSLVLLSALAVSALSLPRPDESAYKIPQVGTGRRSQYYVLHDDGTYKYGYDTGEGAFESTRLKSAGKQDGEFGYRDPEGNSIHLQYEAGEGGFRPRGAHLPASHPDFDAAHAAARARPPFVDPLADANTDASYGFRFSEDGLARTEQSDSDGTVRGSYSYVDEEGRTRSYSYTAGRGIGFVVEGDDLPQSPAAPGATPAATRLSSSAGRLPSPSLRRAGAPSSGTSSVSTQAYAGSTSFSAGTISAGAGASRTPSRFAPVRPAFTPALTQYSSPAARPSPSTYQQTRPSRPSPSTYQQTRPFESANTHSQLSPDGSYSFAYDTSSHSRAESGDKANNVAGKFDFVAKDDGQRRAINYQAGSATGFTAEGAHIPVGPPVPGSPTGQPTGRIVPVQEVPFIDPLADSKSDASYNFAFDSEQYSRSESADADGNVQGTYTVVDDDGTRRTYRFRAGEGIGFETEEVSTSRGSRPSSSSFATATTGTRSSALTAQDASARGVQVYSSPSARRPASVPSTYSSSSIGTFSASRSPLRSTFTPTSTREVFPGFKLRQYDASDNAEKFGYVLTFDN, from the coding sequence ACTGAGTTTGCCTCGGCCAGACGAAAGTGCCTACAAGATTCCTCAAGTGGGCACTGGAAGGCGTTCACAGTACTACGTTCTGCATGACGATGGAACGTACAAGTACGGCTACGACACTGGCGAGGGAGCCTTTGAGAGTACTCGGCTCAAGTCTGCTGGTAAACAAGACGGAGAGTTTGGCTACAGAGATCCTGAGGGAAATAGTATCCATCTCCAGTACGAAGCTGGCGAGGGCGGCTTTCGGCCCAGGGGTGCCCATCTACCAGCCTCACACCCTGACTTTGATGCTGCCCATGCTGCAGCCCGCGCTAGACCACCCTTCGTAGACCCTCTCGCCGATGCAAACACAGATGCTTCATATGGATTCCGGTTCTCTGAAGATGGACTTGCACGAACAGAACAAAGTGACTCAGATGGCACTGTACGTGGATCTTACTCCTACGTGGATGAGGAGGGTCGAACACGATCCTACTCATACACAGCTGGGCGTGGAATTGGCTTTGTTGTTGAGGGCGACGATCTTCCACAGTCACCAGCAGCTCCTGGAGCCACTCCAGCTGCAACACGACTTTCGTCTTCAGCTGGACGACTCCCTTCACCCAGTTTACGCAGAGCAGGCGCCCCCtcttcaggaacttcaagcgtttctACACAAGCCTACGCTGGATCTACAAGCTTTAGTGCAGGAACCATCTCTGCTGGTGCAGGGGCTTCACGTACTCCCTCTAGATTTGCCCCTGTTCGTCCTGCATTCACGCCCGCATTAACTCAGTACAGCTCTCCAGCTGCACGACCCTCTCCCTCTACTTACCAACAGACTCGCCCATCACGACCCTCTCCCTCTACTTACCAACAGACTCGCCCATTCGAATctgccaacactcacagccaATTGTCTCCTGATGGTAGTTACTCCTTCGCTTACGATACTTCTAGTCACTCACGAGCAGAATCTGGTGACAAAGCCAACAATGTGGCAGGAAAATTCGACTTCGTTGCTAAGGATGATGGACAAAGAAGGGCAATTAACTACCAAGCAGGATCCGCAACAGGATTTACCGCTGAAGGAGCTCATATTCCTGTAGGACCCCCAGTTCCTGGATCACCCACTGGACAGCCTACTGGTAGAATTGTTCCTGTACAAGAGGTTCCCTTCATAGACCCTCTGGCTGATTCCAAATCTGATGCATCCTACAACTTTGCCTTCGATTCCGAGCAGTATTCACGATCGGAGAGTGCTGATGCCGATGGCAATGTACAAGGCACCTATACGGTGGTGGACGATGACGGCACTCGCCGCACTTATCGATTCCGGGCCGGTGAAGGCATCGGCTTTGAAACTGAGGAAGTGTCTACTTCTCGCGGTTCTCGTCCATCTTCATCCTCTTTTGCTACAGCTACAACTGGTACAAGATCTTCAGCCTTGACTGCCCAAGATGCATCTGCTCGTGGTGTTCAGGTTTATTCTTCTCCATCAGCACGTCGACCAGCCTCCGTTCCATCCACATATTCTTCATCTTCAATCGGGACATTTTCAGCTTCGAGGTCCCCGCTGAGAAGTACCTTCACACCCACCTCTACACGTGAAGTGTTCCCAGGCTTCAAgctgcgtcagtatgatgcgtcTGACAATGCTGAGAAGTTTGGTTATGTATTAACTTTTGACAATTAG